The Miltoncostaea oceani genome includes a region encoding these proteins:
- a CDS encoding sulfite oxidase-like oxidoreductase: protein MGLLRNRGISDDERARLAPGQHLVRDFPVLHAGSIPYRSVPEDWDLRIWGLVDRPLRWTYDELLAQDVTRVTCDIHCVTTWTKLDTVWEGVALWPLLESLGLQDGATNCVAHAEEGYTANMPLERLRAGDVMLAYRFDGRALEPEHGGPLRLLVPSLYFWKSAKWLRGLEILDHDEPGFWERLGYNNEADPWKEERYAF, encoded by the coding sequence ATCAGCGACGACGAGCGCGCGCGCCTCGCTCCCGGCCAGCACCTGGTGCGCGACTTCCCGGTGCTGCACGCCGGGTCGATCCCGTACCGCTCCGTCCCCGAGGACTGGGACCTGCGCATCTGGGGCCTCGTCGACCGCCCCCTGCGCTGGACGTACGACGAGCTGCTCGCCCAGGACGTCACCCGCGTCACCTGCGACATCCACTGCGTGACGACGTGGACGAAGCTCGACACGGTCTGGGAGGGCGTCGCCCTCTGGCCGCTGCTCGAGAGCCTCGGCCTGCAGGACGGTGCGACCAACTGCGTCGCCCACGCCGAGGAGGGCTACACCGCCAACATGCCGCTGGAGCGCCTGCGCGCCGGCGACGTGATGCTGGCCTACCGGTTCGACGGGCGGGCGCTGGAGCCCGAGCACGGCGGGCCGCTGCGCCTGCTCGTGCCGAGCCTCTACTTCTGGAAGAGCGCGAAGTGGCTGCGCGGCCTCGAGATCCTCGACCACGACGAACCCGGCTTCTGGGAGCGCCTCGGCTACAACAACGAGGCCGACCCGTGGAAGGAGGAGCGCTACGCCTTCTGA
- the clpP gene encoding ATP-dependent Clp endopeptidase proteolytic subunit ClpP has product MSPLIPMVVEQTSRGERSFDIYSRLLNERIIFLGTPVDDQIANLIVAQLLHLESEDPDKDVSIYINSPGGSVYAGMAIYDTMQFIKPDVSTICMGIAMSMGALLLAAGAPGKRMALPNAKIMIHQLSGGFSGQSSDIEIHAREALAMRKRLDEIIAKHTGQPIEKVRTDTERDYFMNADVARDYGIVDKVIESH; this is encoded by the coding sequence ATGAGCCCACTGATACCGATGGTCGTCGAACAGACCTCGCGCGGCGAGCGTTCCTTCGACATCTACTCCCGCCTGCTCAACGAGCGGATCATCTTCCTCGGCACCCCCGTGGACGACCAGATCGCGAACCTGATCGTGGCCCAGCTGCTCCACCTGGAGAGCGAGGACCCCGACAAGGACGTCTCGATCTACATCAACTCGCCGGGCGGGTCGGTGTACGCGGGCATGGCGATCTACGACACGATGCAGTTCATCAAGCCCGACGTGTCGACCATCTGCATGGGCATCGCGATGAGCATGGGCGCGCTGCTGCTGGCGGCCGGCGCCCCCGGCAAGCGGATGGCGCTGCCGAACGCGAAGATCATGATCCACCAGCTCTCCGGCGGCTTCAGCGGTCAGTCGAGCGACATCGAGATCCACGCGCGCGAGGCCCTCGCCATGCGCAAGCGGCTCGACGAGATCATCGCGAAGCACACGGGCCAGCCGATCGAGAAGGTCCGCACCGACACCGAGCGCGACTACTTCATGAACGCCGACGTCGCCCGCGACTACGGCATCGTCGACAAGGTGATCGAGTCCCACTGA
- a CDS encoding alpha-E domain-containing protein, translating to MLARVAQTLYWTARDLERAESFARLLEVGQSAALEGDSSNGAGGRLVWEPLVRIAGDMDSFLETHRRADERSVPWYLTFGRDNRDSIVACLNRARENARSVRDRLPTEVWEGINDAWLELIEWPPERVARDGVYPFCQSIRRASYLILGLVEQTMRRDEGWQFMRLGRFLERAERSARLVQARQIDSAQDGVDGVLDLHGWRALLGDASAHEAYLQVDAAALSPESISRFLMLDPRFPRSVSFCLGEVESAIEDLIAMDAMAPNPAPLVLARTARDMVEAAARRPWGGAEVADVIERLLARCTSIDTALGESCFLAAYERTPIGQHAQASRQAQN from the coding sequence ATGCTGGCCCGCGTCGCCCAGACGCTCTACTGGACCGCCCGCGACCTCGAGCGCGCCGAGAGCTTCGCCCGCCTGCTCGAGGTGGGCCAGTCGGCCGCGCTCGAGGGCGACTCGTCGAACGGCGCCGGCGGCCGCCTCGTCTGGGAGCCGCTCGTGCGGATCGCGGGCGACATGGACAGCTTCCTCGAGACGCACCGCCGCGCCGACGAGCGCAGCGTCCCCTGGTACCTCACCTTCGGCCGCGACAACCGCGACAGCATCGTCGCCTGCCTCAACCGCGCCCGCGAGAACGCCCGCTCCGTCCGCGACCGCCTGCCGACGGAGGTGTGGGAGGGCATCAACGACGCCTGGCTCGAGCTGATCGAGTGGCCGCCCGAGCGCGTCGCCCGCGACGGCGTCTACCCCTTCTGCCAGAGCATCCGCCGCGCGTCGTACCTCATCCTCGGCCTCGTCGAGCAGACGATGCGCCGCGACGAGGGCTGGCAGTTCATGCGCCTCGGCCGGTTCCTCGAGCGGGCCGAGCGGTCCGCGCGACTCGTCCAGGCCCGTCAGATCGACAGCGCCCAGGACGGCGTCGACGGCGTCCTCGACCTCCACGGGTGGCGGGCGCTGCTCGGCGACGCGTCCGCGCACGAGGCCTACCTGCAGGTCGACGCGGCGGCCCTGTCGCCCGAGTCGATCAGCCGCTTCCTGATGCTCGACCCGCGGTTCCCGCGGTCGGTGTCCTTCTGCCTCGGCGAGGTCGAGTCGGCCATCGAGGACCTCATCGCGATGGACGCCATGGCGCCGAACCCAGCGCCCCTCGTGCTGGCCCGCACGGCGCGCGACATGGTCGAGGCCGCCGCCCGCCGCCCGTGGGGCGGGGCCGAGGTCGCCGACGTCATCGAGCGCCTCCTCGCCCGCTGCACCTCCATCGACACCGCCCTCGGCGAATCGTGCTTCCTCGCCGCCTACGAGCGCACCCCGATCGGACAGCATGCCCAGGCTTCACGCCAAGCACAGAACTGA
- a CDS encoding transglutaminase family protein: MPRLHAKHRTEIRYAGPVGESVNEIRLLPSGNGRQAVEWATVRTEPPAELLPHVDAYGNEVRWFQLTEPHDVLLVESEAVVVTRPAPPRAFDSASGFDDTTGDDYGQLYAEFLSGSPFIRWVEPVASFADALELDESFGVLAWARALEAGVNRAITYTQGATRVDTPIEEVVRAGRGVCQDMAHVMIACARRRGIAARYISGWLNLPNHSGPGESHAWAELAIPGLGWVEFDPTHPEPSSEHYVRLAVGRDYADVPPLRGSYLGPPTEGMTVTVEVRELPG; encoded by the coding sequence ATGCCCAGGCTTCACGCCAAGCACAGAACTGAGATCCGCTACGCCGGCCCCGTCGGCGAGAGCGTCAACGAGATCCGGCTGCTGCCCTCCGGCAACGGCCGGCAGGCCGTCGAGTGGGCGACGGTGCGCACCGAGCCGCCCGCCGAGCTGCTCCCCCACGTCGACGCCTACGGCAACGAGGTGCGCTGGTTCCAGCTCACCGAGCCGCACGACGTGCTCCTCGTTGAGTCGGAGGCCGTCGTCGTGACCCGGCCCGCGCCGCCGCGGGCGTTCGACTCGGCGTCCGGCTTCGACGACACGACCGGCGACGACTACGGGCAGCTCTACGCCGAGTTCCTGTCGGGGTCGCCGTTCATCCGGTGGGTCGAACCCGTCGCGAGCTTCGCCGACGCCCTCGAGCTCGACGAGTCGTTCGGGGTGCTCGCGTGGGCCCGCGCCCTCGAGGCGGGCGTCAACCGCGCGATCACGTACACGCAGGGCGCGACGCGGGTGGACACGCCGATCGAGGAGGTCGTCCGGGCCGGCCGGGGCGTCTGCCAGGACATGGCGCACGTGATGATCGCGTGCGCCCGCCGCCGCGGCATCGCGGCCCGCTACATCTCGGGGTGGCTCAACCTGCCGAACCACTCGGGGCCGGGCGAGAGCCACGCGTGGGCGGAGCTCGCGATCCCCGGCCTCGGCTGGGTCGAGTTCGACCCCACCCACCCGGAGCCGTCGAGCGAGCACTACGTCCGCCTCGCGGTCGGGCGCGACTACGCCGACGTCCCGCCGCTGCGGGGCAGCTACCTCGGTCCCCCGACGGAGGGGATGACGGTCACCGTCGAGGTGCGGGAGCTGCCGGGCTGA
- a CDS encoding circularly permuted type 2 ATP-grasp protein: MSQLFTDYTTDGFFDEMFEGPDVPRAAYERLFDGLRALRPATFAARSALVDRAYLTQGITFAHGGREQPFPFDLLPRLIPADEWAVLQRGLAQRVRALDMFIADIYGERSSVAAGVVPNRLVSTCEGYVREMVGITPPLGRFVHVAGVDLVRDDDGVWRVLEDNLRCPSGLSYVVQNRAFMRRAFPEAFTDHHVEPVGHAPFLLLSALMASAPEGRESPRVVVLTPGPANAAYYEHSFLAQQMGVPLVEGRDLTVRDRRVYLRTTAGRERVDVIYRRIDDGFLDPASLIADSLLGVAGLMQVCREGRVAVCNAVGTGVADDKAVYAYVPGIIRYFLDEEPILEQVPTYLLEREDEREHALANLDTLVVKAVDGAGGYGMLIGPHATPGERQAFAKRVRANPRGYIAQETIKLSRAPVLVGDRFQGRHVDLRPFVLYGDHPVVVPGGLTRVALRDGSLVVNSSQGGGSKDTWVLSR; the protein is encoded by the coding sequence GTGTCGCAGTTGTTCACGGATTACACGACCGACGGCTTCTTCGACGAGATGTTCGAAGGGCCCGACGTCCCCCGCGCCGCCTACGAGCGCCTCTTCGACGGCCTCCGCGCCCTGCGTCCCGCGACGTTCGCCGCCCGCTCCGCGCTGGTCGACCGCGCCTACCTGACCCAGGGCATCACCTTCGCCCACGGCGGGCGCGAGCAGCCCTTCCCGTTCGACCTGCTCCCCCGGCTGATCCCCGCCGACGAGTGGGCCGTGCTGCAGCGGGGCCTCGCCCAGCGGGTGCGGGCCCTCGACATGTTCATCGCCGACATCTACGGCGAGCGCAGCTCCGTGGCGGCGGGCGTCGTGCCGAACCGCCTGGTCTCCACGTGCGAGGGCTACGTGCGCGAGATGGTGGGGATCACCCCGCCCCTCGGGCGCTTCGTCCACGTCGCGGGCGTCGACCTGGTCCGCGACGACGACGGCGTCTGGCGCGTGCTGGAGGACAACCTCCGGTGTCCCTCGGGCCTCTCCTACGTCGTCCAGAACCGGGCGTTCATGCGCCGCGCGTTCCCCGAGGCCTTCACCGACCACCACGTCGAGCCCGTCGGCCACGCGCCTTTCCTGCTGCTGTCGGCGCTCATGGCGTCCGCGCCGGAGGGCCGCGAGTCGCCCCGCGTCGTCGTGCTGACGCCGGGACCGGCGAACGCCGCCTACTACGAGCACTCGTTCCTCGCGCAGCAGATGGGCGTGCCCCTCGTCGAGGGCCGCGACCTGACGGTGCGCGACCGCCGCGTCTACCTGCGCACCACCGCAGGACGCGAGCGGGTCGACGTGATCTACCGCCGCATCGACGACGGGTTCCTCGACCCCGCGTCGCTGATCGCCGACTCCCTGCTCGGCGTCGCCGGGCTGATGCAGGTCTGCCGCGAGGGCCGCGTCGCCGTCTGCAACGCCGTCGGCACCGGGGTGGCCGACGACAAGGCCGTCTACGCGTACGTGCCGGGGATCATCCGGTACTTCCTCGACGAGGAGCCGATCCTGGAGCAGGTGCCGACGTACCTCCTGGAGCGCGAGGACGAGCGGGAGCACGCCCTCGCCAACCTCGACACCCTCGTCGTGAAGGCCGTCGACGGCGCCGGCGGCTACGGCATGCTTATCGGCCCCCACGCCACGCCCGGCGAGCGCCAGGCCTTCGCCAAGCGGGTGCGGGCCAACCCGCGCGGCTACATCGCCCAGGAGACGATCAAGCTCTCGCGTGCGCCGGTGCTGGTGGGCGACCGCTTCCAGGGACGCCACGTCGACCTGCGCCCGTTCGTGCTCTACGGCGACCACCCCGTCGTCGTCCCCGGCGGGCTGACCCGGGTCGCGTTGCGCGACGGGTCGCTGGTCGTGAACTCGTCGCAGGGCGGGGGCAGCAAGGACACCTGGGTCCTGTCGAGATGA